The Aphidius gifuensis isolate YNYX2018 linkage group LG2, ASM1490517v1, whole genome shotgun sequence DNA window ATTCTTCACCAAGTCCATTGTAATCACTTCCACTTGTtgctataattttataaaaattatttttcatacattaGTATATcaatagattatttttatttagagaTTTTTAAGTATCATATACATATGGGACACAGAGAAAATGTGAAAGCCAAAtatcatattgaaaaaatcgCAGACTCGACAATTGACCTCGTTTGCGAGTCATGACTttgttttcaatataaaaaaaaaaaaaaacacttgaaatatcaaataacTGGTTActaagaatttaattatttaattaaaataaataaatacccaGTGGATCAGCATCAGTTGTGTAGTAGGAATCAGAATCATGACTGACTCGATTtgcaaatttatcatttccaACAAGAGCACGCCAgactgtaataaaaataaatttataaaaaattcaattaaataaaattatatttttttaataataatataaacatacTCATTTCATTGGCATCACGTTGATAAGGATCCAATTGATCCaacatattttcatcaatatttgctAGTTGTTGTAGACCAGAAATAATGAGATTTTTATTACAATCTGGTTTTGATGAATCATGACAAAATGTTGTGACCTGTTTACTGAATATCCGATAGAGATGACTTATctagaacagaaaaaaattcaaaacagttagaaatcattaaatttgatttaaattttatcaattgcatTGACACAGTTATATTTATGTTagtcaattaaattatgaacAGTTAACTTgactgtaaataaatttttttcaaatgacaattttctttattttttttttgtgattgatggcagtatttttaaataattcttgttCTCATTCAGGgtatttaatttgaatgtaaaaattgacaaaaatactTGTTTATCGCGTAGTGTCTGAATTGTAACAATTGGTTACAAATGCATGTCACACATTGCGATGTCTCTCGTGCGTATCGTCAATTGCAACAattctcatatttttattttcccctTACACAATtcgtttaacaaaaaaaaaaaaaaaacagacacCATCAATTTGTCAATTACATGATGAATActagtttgttatttttattttcataatacatttaatatgATTGCcaaataattgaaacaaatttttaaatgacaatatgagtgtttttacttttttttttttcttcattgagctgaatatgttttttattaaaaatttaaagattcgattggataaataaattagaatgaATCGAGAAAATtctgattgaaaaaaaagtgaaaaacaTATTAGTGAGAAAGGCTGGAATTTCATGGTCGAGTGTTTGTTCGTTTCGGTCTGGTTAAATGGTAAAAGTAAGAGAGAGTGTTCTTGAACttcatgattaaaaaaaaaaaaaaaaactagataatatatattaacatttttgtCTAGTATCACTTTTgctaaatttagaaataattattattattaatggaaTGTAATTTTACTTTGTGACCATGACTttcttatttgaaaaaaaaaacacatcatgCTTGATatgtagcaaaaaaaatactacaaaattgtttataaataataaaataatacactcAATGATTAAAGTAAtgattcaaattaaaataagcaattcacatatataattgactgataataaaaataaatagaaaaattttttatttattatttttagagaaAGTGTAATaatagacaatttttttttaagattaaataaaaatacggaAACTAGTTGCATGGTATTTACCCTTGGTAAATtgaatcaagaaaaataaataattaaaaaaataaataaataataatagaagcTTACTTTTTCAtctcttgataaaaattcCCACATTGGAATTGCTGATCCATCAACataaattattgacaatattgACACCATAattgtcatcatcaaaatGCTTCTTAATTCCTTCTTCATTGtggtgataatttataatatattaatttttttattttcacaattattcaatcaataatcacaagattataaatattaattatttcttcactttggcactttttaaaaatatatttaaaccacTTGTTCAAGGTTtccttaattttatttatcaattattatttttagcttttattAGCTAGTAATCGATCTTGATTATcgtgtttaaatttattatataaagaaTAATACGATTGGAGAGTTGAACGTTAACTGAAGAGTCCTTAGTTGTTGGTACGGTTTTATGTACGGATGGCCCAAGTTAGGAATCCTCTCCCACTCTGTCAAGTAGACGATCCAAGTATCTGGCTGGTTTGCTTTGCCATCACGCATCGACCTACCTCCGGCTCCTCATCTACTCATGACGTTGTTGTTTGTGCTCTCAAGCATCCTATTTTGAATTTCATTATCACTATTCTTTtcttgcctttttttttttttttttttctcttcattttttcatgttcttcttcttttgatttttgttagtctttatatttatatttttttttattattatcctcCTTAGTtctcctcatcatcatcatcatcattgccATCATCTTCTCAATCTATCAAGATCTAAGCGTTGCTAATTTCAGCGAAAATATTTCGTCTTTCTACGTCATGGCCCAGCATCATGTTTGTGTTTAACCAAAACGTCATTAAATTCaactggaatttttttttttttttccacttttttcAACAACTCATTCTTCATTTTATTGCCAAGTtgaattgatgaattttattttgtaaattttttttaaattctattagtagagttaaaatttgtttctttttttttttatcaaaattttgttttagtttttttttagccaaGCTTTCACTGAATTTTATCACTGTTAAAAGTATTGAGCAATTTTTAAAAGTGTTAATACATCCATTGACCTCGTTGATATTTAGAGATGAAACACAttgattatcaacaacaaaacttattttgtttaaattcataaaaataataatttaatgttaataataagaaGGACATTTTTTGCAAATTAGGCATGAAGCTGTGTTACCTTGACTCAACtgaagatatttatttatatttttttttacaagtcctTGAACTCTTGGCGCCTTTTTGACCCCCGTAAAACCTACGGAAGACattgaatttgaattaaatcattcaatttacatcaaatttatatttgaatttattaaattctaacttttttatttatttttttattttttctccaaCTGTGTTATTTGTCAAAGCATATTAACTGGCGCCAGATCAAGTtgagaaattctttttttaatctggtcttctttttgatttttaaatgatgcCTTGTTGTCCCTGAATATTTGACATATTTATCCTcattaaacataattttatcaaattaaaaaaatatataaaaatatatttatctcatgttaatttaaaaacctgagaattttttaatttttatcaattttttagttaatttatcaattaattattctaatatttctcattttttttttttttctaattatttcaaaattaaattgtaattaaaaaatattttaatagtatatctgtttaaatattaccttttttttttctttaaattatgacaatattgataatttatggtttaatttaacaactggAGACACAACCTTCGCTAGCAGTTCGATGACCTTGAGCCAAATTCCTCACTTTGTTTCGTCCAAGCTCAACTTCCTCACAATATTGCAgtgtatataaatacatttttttttttttttcatttatttatttgcaatttttttgttagtttATAATCATAccggaaaataataaaattaaaattatcatgtcgtttctttatcttttttcatGTGATTTGTTGTCATTTTACGAGGctgaaattgaaataaatcaaaagaTCGTAAAAAtgagtttgtaaaaaatttctagggCAAATGTAATTACCAGAAACAAGCTGTATCCAATTTGACATTTTAACTACTCTTTCaaattgcaatttttattattttaaagttattgtgtcaattaattataaaaaagagtcgaaaaaaaaattaaaaaatatactattttattcaCTTTTGACATTtcaactttataaaaattctcaaGAGAAAACGTATCATtcgatatttttcaaatttgtctAACAAATAGTAACAAGCTCAGACTATTTTCCGAAAAAATTCCCAACGTAGGCCAAGCATTAGTTATTCCACCATACCATAATTCGTATTCTCGAGATTTCgatcttttataaaaatttctcatAGAAAAACGCATcggtataaatttttaaaatttctcagACAAGTagagatgaatttaaattattttcaaaaaaattctcaatgtCGGTCAAGCATTATTCAATgagaaataatatacaaatcgTATTTCcaagattttattatttcaaaatttctcCTAATGCATCagtagatatttaaaaaattctctttCTCTCTATCCATATacctatttttaaattaaaaatagataaaatgcaagcataaaaattatactttagCCATATataattagtacaaattaaattctagTATAACAAGAAACAGGTCGGTCTCGTATCATTTAAAACTGTAAACAAAAACTGGATTTTTTCCTTCttgattttttacaaaaaaaaaaaaacaatgtttatttattaaatacagaGTGTgaaattatcatatatatgtattgttgatgatgaaaaatatgtgCAAATAATTGCGTTGAAATtccaaatataatataaattttgttgtccCCTATCAAGGATATTTGTGACGCTCATATAAAGAACATATTcactcaataaaaattcaagttttctTATCGAATTCcggaataataattattgtttttttattcattcagaatatgtcaaaattttttttaatcatcctGACAAAATAAGTATGAtcatatactaaaaaaaaaaaaaaaattaataataaaattaaaattaaaataacaagagagaaagtaaataaacaataagtAAATTCTTGtggttataaataaaaaaaaaaattataattcttgatttttatcatttaaaagaattttaaaaatgtttaaaaataaaaaatgaatataataaataaatctataatTGGCTCGTGATTGAGTTATTCTTTTTTAGTTatcgtgaaaataaaaaaaaatctcgtggcttgtataatttatatcagaaaaaaaaaaaaagaaaaagacgtAATTCaagattaaaatgataataccaAATTACTATAACACTCATCATTTGACGGAAAGCATTATTATGTCAATTATTCCCACAAGTTTAAATGCACAAAACAGACAATTGGTTACAtctcattttaatttgtatggTATATATTATCTTGATGTGTTGGCTTGTGAGCTTTTTCATTGGCCGACACGGCCTGCCACGCATTCATAAAAGATACATATCTCATCTggataattgtataaataaatctcAAATCtttaacaaaatgataaattcaaacaatacgcaatataatatatatttcttttatttaaataaacaatgctAAAATTTTTTCCGGTCGTCCTTGATTTTGCTCccaaaaattgcaaaaaaatacataataaattattttaaaacaataacaattcattaaataatttatcatcattatatttaaagaaaaataaaaaaaaaaacaaaattataaaatatatgaaataattcttatttttatatatattttttaaaaaacaatttcatttgCATCAATGAATGGAAATTATGatgatacttttaaaaaataaaattaataattgtttatatttattgttagaagtttatattaaatatgtcTAGCTTGCTTTTGTATGATTCATGCAAAAAATTATGCCATATTTAGCTCGAGACATTGTCGGTTATTTTATTACGTAACTTTTTGattcaagtatttatatattatgcgagttatggaattttttttatattttttttttctttttttttgcactaCTCAATTTTCTTCTTCATGTCTTAATCGATatgtcattaataaattaaaatacgtaTTTATTgcccattttatttttattacgtgtaattattttttttttttttatcattaattattatttaggaATTaggttttttattcattttttttttcttataaataatttcattgtttgctgttttttttttttttcaactcgaTAAATGAGATGGACAGAATGATGTCAATGATCTCACGCGAGATGAATATTTCGTGAGTTAATTGgtcaattgatgataatctTGCTATcgaaatttatgattattgttattttttgatgaatcagCTATTTTTGTCTGGTATGTTTGAAAATTAGTGCCAGACATTGcaaagtttagaaaaaaaaaaattacaaacaaatttttattgtttgaattttgatttttttttttcaattaatttattattattatttttattatcgttgGCTAGAatgtatttttagataattaaaattgttattttttttatgttttttatctGGAGGAAAGTTGATGAGAATATTtcagagaatttttttttatttataattgatagtGTGAgtcacaataatattatgataattgaATTCCAGCAggaaatattcatatttaattataatgtttTATAACTCACTGAGAtaacaagtaaaatttatttttaaataatttttgattcacCAATTAttgactaaaaataatttattttgtttaattattttttatttaattatcgtgttttttttttaaatttatttattattttttcaagattgTAATGAGAATATTTTGtgggaaaatattatttgcaatttGTTGTTGAGCAATTgtggtatttataaatattattattccgagtataaatttcataattttactatatttaaaataaaataaaaaatagcttgATATAGCTTTTGTGTATAAACTGaatcatttcaatttattttttattatattttttaattttatagaaaaggAAATTTCTCACTtcatgattataaataaaatataaatatttagaacGGATGAgactgaaaaaaaaggaagataaaaaaaaaaaaattatatcagcATTTATCTAAATGtcagttaataaaaatacatcacTTCGTGCGtcagagaaataaaaaaaattattacttattcattttttttgttgttaaattctaattatttatttttttatttttttatataacccACCACAATATTTCAATTTCCATGCGTAGATGTCAGATGATGTCAAAATCaagtgttaaatatttaaaaaaaaaaaatagataaaaaatccAGTTATTGTCATGAAAGGCCAATGACTGTTGTAATGATCGACAAAGAGTGACAACTTCCCTTTcctgatgattaaaaatttttttttttgttttgttttatgcATATCCGTTTCATACGTATCCCTTTTATtgcaaatttgataataaaacaattaaaataacaaataattgaaattatttttaattaataattagtattgtggtcaaaataaaaaatcggaGCACAAGATCGATGTGATCCGTTAgacctttttaattttatataaatatatatttaaaaaacaagtcaAGTTTTAGTCGTCCTCGAAAGGTCGTCTTCGAGATTCCATCATAAATTAATCTCCGAGAAACTATAAAACCGGTATCTCCTGTTTTGTCTGatacaaaatatttgtatgaaaattatcaacattttccggtattattattttataaaatttaattaataaaacaacagtTATAAATTGCATTGAATATATactctaaaatattattatttttacgcaagtaactataataattttaatactttttaattgtttaaaaaaaaaataataaataacaacttaaaaaattataaaaaatattttttaaacttactgtatataatttgttttttttttttttaagagggTGTTAATAATAGCTTGGAatgtgataaaatataaataaataaaaaacaaaaaaaaaattggaaataataacttcataaatattattggacAATGTGTGAATATTTTcgcataaaaatatatataaatattcagaATTAatgtttgatttaaaaaaattcttcatcagacaatgttataaatattttattactttttgaaaataaatttatgaataaatatta harbors:
- the LOC122848502 gene encoding rhythmically expressed gene 5 protein, encoding MKKELRSILMMTIMVSILSIIYVDGSAIPMWEFLSRDEKISHLYRIFSKQVTTFCHDSSKPDCNKNLIISGLQQLANIDENMLDQLDPYQRDANEMIWRALVGNDKFANRVSHDSDSYYTTDADPLATSGSDYNGLGEESAPGNDYIRPSSNDGPYLVGPMVIRVYPDGRPVPEDHQHSLPKDEDLDDLKFPRIPSIKEIQSSKDRITSTFLFKKNYDLPKKNVLKKNNDQWLFTTRPQIINYQQTNGYIRDRRFIIPFHYFK